A part of Candidatus Woesearchaeota archaeon genomic DNA contains:
- a CDS encoding DEAD/DEAH box helicase family protein — translation MIELKDYQKRAVESLKFKVQNALRSSDREVVIFQSPTGSGKTIMVSEMLKQLVKDNKKKYSFVWVSVRMLHEQSKEKLEKYYEDDRLIQCSYFEDLEDKQIGENEVLFINWHSINKKDINIYVRENEQDNNLNAIIQNTKEEGREIILIIDESHHTASSDKSKELIETIGPKVTIEVSATPHLKDNVSEIEKVHLADVKAEEMIKSEISVNPEFLDIKIGDKSSDVLVIEQALKKREELAKLYKKENSNINPLILIQLPDSKANLVNKKDEVIKILKDKFKITEENGKLAVWLSEEKTDNLANIEKPDNEVEVLVFKQAIALGWDCPRASTLVIFRESKSFTFTIQTIGRIMRMPELKYYNSEDLNKGFVFTNLPNIEITEDYAKDYVTIYEAKRDNSVYKSVALSSIYLKRQRERTRLSGEFAKIFMKIAEETNLKKKIVLEPSKVVSPIIADGKIVNIDKIGEIEHKGQIEVKLNEGELQQRFDRFIYDNCSPYAPGDSSDRMKTAIYQFFNTKYKLPKFDPIVQRIVLGKENVQALVDVINLSKEQYKKQVIGQLSEVRERTEEPRWEVPLIDSYKSNAKQESHRKSIMKPFYTKKPSQPEKLFMDLLDNSDKVDWWYKNGEGEKKYFAVLYKDENNKEWAFYVDFIVKFKDGQIGLFDTKGGMTAKDAGPRAGGLQKYIKKNKDKKLRGGIVIESNGSWRINDKEKYEYNPNDLSSWNVLEI, via the coding sequence ATGATAGAGCTAAAAGATTATCAAAAACGAGCAGTTGAAAGTCTTAAATTTAAAGTGCAAAATGCTTTAAGAAGCTCAGACAGAGAAGTTGTTATTTTTCAATCTCCAACAGGAAGCGGTAAAACTATTATGGTTTCTGAGATGTTAAAACAATTAGTTAAAGATAACAAAAAGAAATATTCTTTTGTTTGGGTTAGTGTTAGGATGTTGCACGAGCAAAGCAAGGAAAAATTAGAGAAATATTACGAAGATGACAGATTAATCCAATGTTCATATTTTGAGGATTTAGAAGATAAACAAATTGGAGAAAATGAAGTTTTGTTTATTAATTGGCATAGCATAAACAAGAAAGACATTAATATTTATGTTAGAGAAAATGAACAAGACAACAATCTTAATGCAATTATTCAAAACACAAAAGAAGAAGGCAGAGAAATAATTTTGATAATTGACGAAAGTCACCATACAGCAAGTTCAGATAAATCTAAGGAGTTAATTGAAACAATAGGACCTAAAGTAACTATTGAAGTCTCTGCTACTCCTCATTTAAAAGATAATGTTTCAGAAATAGAGAAAGTTCATTTAGCTGATGTAAAAGCTGAAGAAATGATTAAATCAGAGATTTCCGTAAATCCAGAATTTTTAGATATTAAAATTGGAGATAAAAGTTCAGATGTTTTAGTTATAGAACAAGCATTAAAGAAAAGAGAAGAATTAGCAAAATTATATAAAAAAGAAAATTCAAATATTAATCCTTTAATTTTAATTCAATTGCCAGATAGCAAAGCTAATTTAGTTAATAAAAAAGATGAAGTTATCAAAATCTTAAAAGACAAATTCAAGATTACAGAAGAAAATGGAAAATTGGCTGTATGGTTATCTGAAGAGAAAACCGATAATCTTGCTAACATAGAAAAGCCAGATAACGAAGTAGAAGTTTTGGTTTTCAAACAAGCCATAGCTTTAGGATGGGATTGTCCAAGAGCATCAACTTTAGTTATATTTAGAGAATCTAAAAGTTTCACTTTTACAATTCAAACAATAGGCAGAATTATGAGAATGCCCGAATTAAAGTATTACAATTCAGAAGATTTAAACAAAGGATTTGTTTTTACAAATCTACCAAATATTGAAATAACAGAAGATTATGCAAAGGATTATGTTACAATTTATGAAGCTAAAAGAGATAATTCTGTATATAAGAGCGTAGCATTGTCTTCTATTTATCTAAAGAGGCAAAGAGAAAGAACTAGACTTTCTGGAGAGTTTGCTAAAATATTTATGAAAATAGCAGAAGAAACTAATTTAAAGAAGAAAATAGTTTTAGAGCCTTCTAAAGTTGTAAGCCCTATTATTGCTGATGGTAAGATTGTAAATATTGACAAAATAGGAGAAATAGAACATAAAGGACAGATTGAGGTAAAGCTTAATGAAGGAGAATTACAGCAGAGATTTGACAGGTTTATTTATGATAATTGTTCTCCTTATGCTCCTGGTGACTCAAGTGATAGAATGAAAACAGCAATTTATCAATTCTTCAACACAAAATATAAATTACCAAAGTTTGATCCAATAGTTCAAAGGATAGTTTTGGGAAAAGAGAATGTTCAAGCATTAGTAGATGTTATTAATCTTTCAAAAGAGCAATACAAAAAACAAGTTATTGGACAATTAAGTGAAGTGAGAGAAAGGACAGAAGAGCCAAGATGGGAAGTTCCTTTAATTGACTCGTATAAAAGCAACGCAAAACAAGAATCTCATCGAAAATCAATAATGAAGCCATTTTATACAAAGAAACCAAGTCAACCTGAAAAACTATTTATGGATTTATTAGACAATTCTGATAAAGTTGATTGGTGGTATAAAAATGGTGAAGGTGAAAAGAAGTATTTTGCAGTTTTGTATAAAGATGAGAATAACAAAGAATGGGCTTTTTATGTTGATTTTATTGTTAAGTTTAAAGATGGCCAAATTGGACTATTTGATACCAAAGGTGGAATGACGGCGAAAGACGCAGGACCAAGAGCAGGGGGTTTACAAAAATACATTAAAAAGAATAAAGATAAAAAACTCCGGGGTGGAATTGTTATAGAGTCTAATGGAAGCTGGAGAA
- a CDS encoding site-specific DNA-methyltransferase, with product MAKKDYANWSKTELVKELDKLSKRKKYGIVWEDKPEQVAELCKEKLPILEEDKKKEIKTDVKKPTNILIEGDNYHALSVLNYTHKGAIDVIYIDPPYNTGNEGFVYNDRVVDKNDSYRHSKWLSFMAKRLKLARPLLKQNGIIFISIDNNEQSQLKLLCDEIFDEKNFIGQIIIQSNPRGSQASRHLADVHEYVLVYAKSSSSLVIKGFSKEETAHIDYPYKDKFGKRYRFLGLRQRGGEWKREQRPNMYYPIYVNPKDNSVSLQKTKMHYIETFPKRPSGEEGRWTWSQKKAQENISLLIGKKVNRKGEDEFYDIFRINYYEDEEGNGTLTKPKTIWIDKELNYQNGRAEVKELFDGKDVFDYPKPTYLIKKLIEIAGKKRGIVLDFFAGSGTTGHAVLTLNLEDNGERHFILCTDNQDNNGTGLKIATDICYPRVKKAIENLEKESKGKLISDRPSGLKYFKTDFVDAEPTDKNKKKLVDKSTEMLCLKEDCFDEIKREGDYRLFKNSQDTYLGIIYSDDGIEPFKKEIKKMKKKFITYVFSLDESAREEEFEDVTNLVELRPIPAVILNVYKRIFK from the coding sequence ATGGCCAAAAAGGATTATGCTAATTGGAGTAAAACCGAATTAGTTAAGGAACTCGATAAATTAAGCAAAAGAAAAAAGTATGGTATAGTTTGGGAAGATAAACCTGAACAGGTAGCTGAATTATGCAAGGAAAAACTACCTATTCTTGAAGAAGATAAAAAGAAAGAAATTAAAACAGATGTTAAGAAACCTACAAACATCTTAATAGAGGGAGATAACTATCATGCCCTCTCAGTTTTAAACTATACTCATAAGGGAGCTATTGATGTTATTTACATTGATCCGCCCTATAATACTGGAAATGAAGGCTTCGTGTATAACGATAGGGTTGTAGATAAAAATGACTCATATAGACATAGCAAATGGCTTTCTTTCATGGCAAAAAGATTAAAATTGGCGAGACCATTATTAAAACAAAATGGAATTATCTTTATTTCAATAGACAATAATGAGCAATCGCAATTAAAATTATTATGTGATGAGATATTTGATGAGAAAAATTTTATTGGTCAAATAATTATTCAAAGTAACCCTAGAGGGTCACAAGCTAGTAGGCATTTGGCTGATGTGCACGAATATGTCTTAGTATATGCTAAATCTTCAAGCAGTTTAGTAATTAAAGGATTCAGCAAAGAAGAGACTGCACACATAGACTATCCTTATAAAGATAAATTTGGAAAAAGATATCGTTTTTTGGGTCTTAGACAAAGAGGTGGTGAATGGAAGCGTGAACAAAGACCAAACATGTATTACCCTATTTATGTGAATCCAAAAGATAATTCTGTTTCGCTTCAAAAAACTAAAATGCATTATATAGAAACATTTCCTAAAAGACCTAGTGGTGAAGAAGGGCGGTGGACATGGTCTCAAAAGAAAGCACAAGAGAACATTAGTCTATTAATAGGGAAAAAAGTAAACAGAAAGGGAGAAGATGAATTTTATGATATTTTTAGAATAAATTACTATGAAGATGAAGAAGGAAATGGGACTCTGACAAAACCAAAAACAATATGGATAGATAAAGAGTTAAACTATCAGAATGGAAGAGCTGAAGTAAAAGAATTATTTGACGGCAAAGATGTTTTTGACTATCCAAAACCAACATATTTAATAAAAAAATTAATTGAAATAGCAGGTAAGAAAAGAGGAATAGTCTTAGATTTTTTTGCTGGATCTGGAACAACAGGCCACGCTGTATTAACTCTAAATCTTGAGGACAATGGTGAAAGACATTTTATACTTTGTACAGATAATCAAGATAATAATGGAACTGGACTCAAAATCGCTACAGATATTTGTTATCCTCGTGTCAAAAAAGCTATAGAAAACTTAGAAAAAGAATCTAAAGGCAAATTAATCTCCGATAGACCTAGTGGACTAAAATATTTCAAAACCGACTTTGTGGATGCAGAGCCAACAGACAAGAACAAAAAGAAGTTAGTTGATAAATCCACAGAAATGCTTTGCTTAAAGGAAGATTGTTTTGACGAAATAAAGAGAGAAGGAGATTATAGACTTTTCAAAAATTCACAAGATACTTATTTAGGAATAATTTATAGTGATGATGGAATTGAGCCATTTAAGAAAGAGATTAAAAAAATGAAGAAGAAATTTATAACTTATGTTTTCTCTCTTGATGAAAGTGCAAGAGAAGAAGAATTTGAAGATGTAACTAATTTGGTTGAGTTAAGACCGATACCAGCAGTTATATTAAATGTCTATAAGAGGATATTCAAATGA